GCTGCCAACCATTACACATCACACACATCAACGCAGGCGCTGACCGTGAAAACGCGGTGCTACAAAAACTCGTGACAGCACGGAACATTGATGCACGCGATGTATCCCGAGACCTAAGGGCAAGACTGAAAGTTTTATCCACCGGACACACGCAACAtgcagcctgcaccacatgatGCTGGAGTGAAGCATCATCGAGTGAAAATGAAGAGAAAGAAGTGGATTCAGTGGAAATATTTGAAAATCAGTGGGGAAACCAGCTTGGGTGTGGGCCACTGTCCAAGGTTCTACTCTCTGCTGGTGATGCAGGTCCCTGAAAACAGATACCATTTATGAACAGGACTCGGGCGGTGGCAGTGAACTAAGGCTGCCTGAACTGAGCAGCCCACTGAAGTACGAGGAGCCTGGTCTAAACTCGTTTTTCTCTTTCTCGAGCACCAACAAAGATGATTATGATTAGGAGCCGGGAACCCCGGAAATTTGTGAGCCGCCACGCCAGTATGCGTGCGCAGAGCCGAATCCACTCTTCAGTTCTTGAGCTCGTACTCTCCCAGGACTTATAGATATCGAAAGCTAGCGTGGGTCCCAAGGCCTCTTGGGACGCCAGCGAGACGTCGCAGCACTGACCGTGACACAGTGTGGCCCACGTCTCGCATGATCTTAGTTTCTCTCAACTCTGATGCTCCCTCCAACCACCCAACGTAGCTGCAGCACCCAGTGTCTTGAGCACCGAATCATAAAACTAGTTCACAGCTTCCACCTTTGAGTCTTCATAGGCGACTGCTTAGCAGTTTTCTGCCCACCACCGGATGTACCTCATCTGCGACCATGCTATGGTGCCGCGTGACGAGGTCATTCGTGTGACGTCACAAACGTTGGCGATCTGCGACGTCATCACGTGGTGACGATCTTTTTTCATCGCTCGTTCCTGACGCCGGGGGACGCCGATGGTCTAGTTTCGTGTATGATGAGGTATCTATGGGTATCTATGCTTACTGATCCTAGCACGCAGCTATTATTTGCACGCTACAGAAGTCAGAGCGGCCTGATCGGAGTGCTTTAAACGGACAGGCAAACCACAGCACTGACCAGAAACCGCATCTGTAGAAAGTGACTGCCACTTGAAGACACCGAGACAACGAGGACGATTTTGGCAAGGTGGCAAGGTTAATACACAGGATACGCGCTTCCACATTTCAAAATGAAGGACCTTCAGTCACTCAGCCAATCAATCAATTCCGTTGAATGGACACTGAATTGAAACAACGGCTTGGTTTAGGTTCATAAACTGCTGAGAACCCCAATTCCTTAAGTTTTAACGTGATAAGTTTATTATTAAaaaagaaaatcaaggttgaagtttcgttTTGAAATTTGGCGACGAGCACGTGACGTCACTGATTTCAAAATGtacttctcgtttttttttctctgcgttgGCTTGACGATATTCTCTGAAACTTAGCATCTTAGGGGACCCGCACAGATTAAAATGTAGTACTTCATTTTTACGGATTAGGTACCTCGTGGGACCCAAGACGCCGTCAAAACTTTCTACGTTATACGGTGTCTGGTGCGGAAATCATAAACGAGCGTCTTCACCCGCACTTTGTTTTCGCGCATTTACTTGTTTACCGAACGTCGTCTCGCGGTAAGGCGGTTGTTTTCAGATTTGCGGAATTTCACATTACTACTACGCAAAATATCGTTTATCTCTTTCGTGTCCATTTAAGACCATTTGCAATAAGTTAACACTTGTGTGTGTTGGAGGTACAAATGCGGTCATTGTCATAAGTATATCGTCTGATATCTGACTGTACGTGCGGTCCCAGGAAGGCGAGCCCGGATACACGTACCTGGAGAAGAGGTGCACCTTGCTCCACAAGACTTCCGGCCAGCGCGCCTCCTGGTCCGGAAACCTGCAGGGCGCGGGAGAAGACGAAATCGAGGTACGTACATACGCACAGCATCGCGAGCAAACGAGCAATGTTGAGGTAATGATTTTACTATTTGCAAACAAAGCCCAACCTTATTGGTTCTGGACCATGAGTCATCCGCCGAGGCGGTGCACCGGTTAGGGCGTTCGGCTGCTGGTCTGAAGGTCAAGGGTTCGATTCCGgttgtggcggtcgcatttttacGGAGGCGAAATGCTATATAGTGGCTCGTGTGCCGCGCGATGGGAACGCGCGTTAAAGAACgacgggtggtcgaaattcccggcgccataatcgtatcgtgggtttgggacgtaaagcacgaggtattattattattattatcgtcgtccttgttgttgttgtcgtcatcgTTGTCGTTGTATATGGAGTGTGTGGCATGGCCAGTGCGTTGGTTACTCTTCACGCCATGTTTACCGCATAATCGGGTGTCTACGTAAACTGAAGCTTCCATAGAGATGATATAATCAAATTCCAGGGAATCTGCCAAGTGTTTCGCAGCGTAACTCGGTGACGTATGGGCTCTTTTTGAACGTAGCGGTTATTGCGCGCGTAAATACGTTGACCCTTTCTTCTCATAACACGTCATAGCATGCGATATGATCAAAACGACAGCGAGACACCCAAATGGAGCGCCGtcaccctcctttttttttttctctctcgttcgAAGGAGGCTGCGCCAGACCCGTGCTCCGTCGAAGCACAGCACCGCGGGGAGGAGGTTCTGCAGTCCGTGTACCACGTGGTCTACAGCGCCAGCTACGGAGTGCCCGTCATGTACTTCAACGTCTGGAGACGCGGTGATTTATTATATACCTTGTTCACGTACAAGCCAAAAGGACGTCCTATACAGTCTGCATTCGTACATTTGTTTTTTAAAGTTTCGATATGCATGTGTTCTTTATTTATGCCTTCCGTAGTTTCATCGCTAGTTGAGTGTTCTACATAATTCTACTGTGTACACTTGTCTGGTTTGTAGTCAGTGCTAAGGAATGTTGCctggctagttggttgagattgGTTGGTTGAGCGCTGCGTGTgcgtgcatctctcctttgtgtgtgtccttgtcgtggtgcgctatacctgTGAAAATGTAGTCAGTGGCAGGCTAAAAATAACGAGTACGCTATCGCACTATTGATTGGTGTTATTCGCGTCCAAGTAGAGCTACCCTTTGCTATAGCGTAACGATTAGGttgaagcaataaaaaaaagctgtAATCCATGCGTACACAGCATCATCCTCGCCGGTCGTCGTACGATGCCGTTGAAGTATGCGATTGTGCCTCGTTTGACGTACACTGCACAGGCGGTCTGCAGCAGCTCGGAGTGTTTTGCTTTTCCGCAGCGCGAAGTAGCAACACGGCGGAAGCACGAAAAGTAAGGGCAATGCGGCCTGGCGTGTGGAGCCTATATTTTTGTTAGGCTGTCACAGACTACAGACATGTCACCTATTGCGACGTTCCTCTGTCTCACCACAGTTCATTACTTCAACTCTTCCACATACTTCTGCAACGAACTTCTCACTTCTTTTCGGATCTCTTAGCAGTAGTCGTAACCGACACTTCTCCCGTGCATTCCTCGATTGTCTCCCTCCTTGACAACATAATTTCTCACGGATTATCTGTGACGCAGACGGCAGCCTGCTTCCTCTGAGTGACGTATGGTCGCTGATGCCGGAATGCCTGCAGGAGCAACTGAAGCATCTGCGATGGTCCACCGTCACGCAGCAGGTGTGTATTATAGAGAGTCGATTTTCTGGACACTTGTACAAGTCTGCGTATACGTACACTTGTCAAAAGGAATTGAAGTAAAGCAAACAAGGGCGACGAAAATCGGTGTACTTTGCGGAATTTGATGTTAACTATCGTGATTTAATACTACACATCGCCTAATATCTCATGGTTGAGTACCTACATCCTGGAGGCCGTATTTTATTCCTATTTAGTTTCCGAACTTTGCCAACACGCAACTGGGCGTGACATCCCCACGCTTCTGCCACGCCCGTGTGGGGTCGGAATCAGCCAATCGCGTGTTAGCTTAGTGAACTCTTCGCAAACGAGATTGTTACAGAATGCAGCACGTGTTGTCCCTGATTCGATAACAGGGCTGTTGGGCGAGCTGTATAATTGCCTCAATGATGCAACTTGGCAGAATTTGGCGGTGAGTCGGGCAGGGCTATATTCTAGATGCGGTGCCAGATGTAGAGGGCGTGTGATATTAATCACTCTATAGCTCTAGGATGGATGGGTAGATGGATgggtatggctgtaccctttacatcgggcggtggctagcgccaccaagccgtaatacttaatgaaccaaaaactatatttattttttttctttaaatagtggggttggggattcgtactttgcagtgaagggtttaaatttcactcgtgccttgactttggccaccaatcagataacctccttctagttaattctacccacttaacatttattttgccctccctgtccctaaaccccagtactttgaaaaactctgcgccatcatcctgagcaatagggtgaagcccttaacagaacattatcaagtgttcggcagtttcttcttcctctccacacgcactgcataccgtgtctaccccttcgtatttggcccgatatgtcttggttcgcaatactcctgtcctggcctcaaacagtagagaactaccccgagtattatcatagatcctttccttggcaatttcctgcttaaaggttcgatagatctgtagtgcgggcttcttaatcatgcccattctccacatgtcagtcttcgtttccttcactttcttcttaaccgatagttcttcttggtttggccacctgctgttttctaagtatttaccagtcaacttcctggttcgcttcctccattttgtatcgacattcttcatgtataagtagctgaaaaccttcctagcccaacgctctttccccatttctctcaatcgcttctcaaattttatcttgctgctagcttccctgccctcaaattatgtccattccatatcaccttgcactccctcatttggtgtattcccgtgagctccttaggcaagcctacctatccacgttgcttaatttctaatcttgcttgaacttctgatataatgcacaagaccgcattgccgaacgtcagaccaggaaccatgacaacattccatattcctctcacaacatcaaacctattgtaattccacagtgccctatttttcatcactgctgcactcCCGCTAACTTTAGtcttcacgtatatttcgtgttcccttaggtactcggtcccattgcttatcctacgcccagatatttgtatttatctgttatctctagcgtgacctcctgtattctaagctcactaccttcatcgtcattaaaaatcatgactgctgatttttccttactgaatctgaaatctaacctatctccctcattaccgcagatgtccaccaatctctgcaaatcttccttgttctcggccattagcactatatcatccgcgtacatcaatgctggtagtgcctgttcaatgagttttccttgtttgacgaaagagaggttgaagcccagtccacttccctctaatttgggctctaatccttgtaggtacatcatgaataataatggtgacaagggacacccctgcctaagcccccgttttacctccgcaggcttggatacctgtttttcccactttataattaccttgttacttttatagatatcctttaaaagattagtgactacatcttccacgcctagtgtgtacagtattccccacaattcctcttgaaccacgctatcgtacgctcccttgatatccaaaaatgctagccacaggggcctgtgttccttttctgctatttcgatgcactgcgtcagtgagaacagattgtcttccaacctcctgtgtttccgaaacccattctgtagttcccccagcaccccctcatcctctatccacgcctgcagtctttcctttataatctgcatcaccagcctgtagaccactgatgtcactgttataggacggtagttgtttatgtcagctttgtccccctttcctttataaattatgctcatcctgctaagtttccatccatcgggaacttatccatcgattattattttgttcactgcctccTAAAAGCCTGCTTAGAGTTCGGACCTAatttctttatcagcataattggaatgccatctgggtctgttgatgtactacacgaaacccttttctcagccctttcccactctcgttgtgaaaatggagccattgcgccacttgattcatccttgtctattgtggtgcataaagcacttctttgttgaaatttttctgtcacccttgttcttatatattcaatagcttcgtccccttctagcctagcaccttgagctgtagttataaacctctgctctaggctcgtctcatttcttagggagtttagatggttccaaaatttcgcagctgcctttctatcttttttatgtacttctgccagccactgagctccctttcttctaatgttttcattgatcagaaggaatgcatcccttctacagcttagaaagattttccttttttttcaacatcatctgttggttcaccccgctgcttagcatgtctgtgttcactagaggctttctgacgttttgctatgactctcctaacttcctcatcccaccaacttttgggtttgtgtcttctttaccGGAGTGCCttggcaagctctagctcaaacagtctaattagattcctgtatgtccacactgttttattatcctcagtgattactttctcgatttgtttagtggctatttctatttgcctttctgagtaaaaattttcctgcagttgctcatcttgtctcctctccactttcactgctgttctaaaacttaccttgatacgtttgtgatcactacccagacttctggagccaccttcatctatgtgcattcccctgagcttatcatacatcctatgtgacatcagtgcgtaatctatcgtcgactgtgGCCTTCCTacatcccatgttatttgcccttcacacttctcggtactgttgcaaatgatgaaatcaagcctttcacacatatccatgatcattttgcctgtcgggtcggtatatacCCATCTAtaccttctatgtgcgcattcatatctcctagtataattatctcgcacggGTACAtaaagtggtggtggtagtggttagaagaggagaaagacaCCTAATTACTGCAGCCAGGTTGgtagcacggcgcagtgcctggtaCATAAAGTATGGTGTACTAATAATAAACGGGTTCACCTGTGTTGGGAACGCGGAGCGTGCGTCTCGTTACTGCGTCCCTGGCCGCCTCTGCTCGAACGCGCCCACTACACCAGAGTCCGCCATATATCGTCTAAATCTGTAATATTATGTAATATTCAGAGCCAATCGGAGAACCCTTTGTAAAAGATtacaatgatatgtggggttcatgccccaaaagcacgatatgatcatgagaggcgCCCTAGTGTGCAcaggcttcggaaattttcaccatctggtgttctttaacgcgcactgacatcgcacagaacATGGGCATCTATACcatttcgcatccatcgaaattCGACTGCCgtggccggtatcgaacccgccaccttcggTTCAGCACGCCAGTGTGCTTACCGCATTCCTCCATGGTGCAGGAGCACCCGATCCAGGGCGTCCCCTACTTCCACTTGCACCCGTGCAAGACGGCCGAGCTCATGGAACAGACTCGACCAAAGCACCAGGACGGGTGAGTGCTTATTTCACTCTGTAGTTGGCCGATAATCTTGCCAGTTTTGTGTCCGTAACGGCTACATGAACGGCGCTCCAGTATAAGCTGACGCACGCATGAAGACAGTTGCGTGGTTGCATTCGGCGTGCTGTTGTCTTCCATATCCGACGTCGGTCCATGGTATATACGGGTGCAGTGTTCTCCGGATCGGATAGAGGTTTGAATCAAAGCAAAGACAGACATGACCCCTGCACGTCGGTGCTGGCCTTCCATCGCTTCGGGTATTTTCGCAGCCGTCCTAAATTTGCCCTGCCCGTTCCCTATATCCCTCGTTGTACGCATGCTGCAGTTGGGGTGTATACGGTCCGCGCCGTCGCTTTGTAGCTATCGTCCTTTGTTTGTTTCCTTATATTATGCCACATACACTATGCGGAATGGGCCAAGAAAGCGTAGCGTAGCCTTTGAGTGAGCACTACAGTTCTGCCTATTATTACTTTTATAAAACCAACAAGACATAAAATACAAGTAATGTAAGAAAATAGCGAAGAAAGAGAAGGAGAAACAGCAAAAAGTGAAACAGCAAGAGTTTTCAACCAACCAGTTATCTGTGCTTACTTCACCCAAGCATTTAGAATATATGTATTAAAACGCTTATTAATATTACTTCAACAGCATTTATTGGACTCGCGATTAGTTGGGCTACCTTGCCTTCTTCATCTTTAGTGTACAAATGGGTAATCGCATTCATCCACCTTCTGTTGCATATGCCCGCTTATgacaataacattttttttttcgatatgcCCGCACATATTTCTGTGGCTCATTCCTGCTTGTGGTTGGACCAACTGTTGTCTGCTTCATTTTTAACGTGCCTGTGGTGAGTAGTGAGATATGAATGAATTTCTGTATCACATACCCTTTTATGATTatggtggttctttttttttcattcaggccGCACAGTGGCACACACCAGCGAGACAGCACAAATAGTACGGCAGGCATGAACAGtttcgtctttaaaaaaacaacaagtTTTAATGGGTGCAGAAACGGGCATAGTTTCGCGTTAAACGAACCGACAACTGCCCACAACATGAAAAGAGATGACTGCACGGATGGCAAGATTGTCCCTTATAGTGACTAAAACCAACCCCGTTTTTTTCGTGAGAAGAGGATTCCTGTTTCTTCATTGAAAATCGTGAAAAATGGCCTGTGGCGTCTCTGGTGGCAAAAACATAAACTATCATGAATGCCCTGTCAGGTGACCATGCGTTGATGTACACGGTCAACAATTTTTTTATTAGTACTGAATTATTGTTTGATTCTTTATAGCAAAAGATAATATTTTAAAAAAGTATAAGCTTGCGCATTAGTAGTACACATTAAAGTAGCGCTGCCTTTGCGTGACATATGCGCAGTTCCGTTATCGATTACTTGGCTTGGTGACGCGGTGCAAATGCAGGGAAACTCTATAGAGCCACACCATCCCATTGTAATGGCTTGTTATAttcaaaaatagttgtaaagcGCAGAATTAACGTGGTTGAGCATAGTTCCAGGAAATCCTGCGAATTAAGAACAACGACAGCATGCATAAGCCACCAGAAAGGTTACCGGCATCGTTATCAATACTCAGCGTTGCCGGATGAATAGGCACTACACTTTTCCGAACCTTTCAGATtgaaaaatactgcttataaaatgaCTATGAGCCCTTGGgattaactactgcagctacgATCACTACGGAAAGTAAGCTTTCTGTCGCGCTGGAAAAAACTGAATCGAAAAAAGTAAGTTGTCGTTCCCtttaagggcgaagcaatgaatgtggcAGAGACAAATCAGAATGCGAAACGATGAACGGGAAGCAACTAGATACTTGCGGAGTGTCGCTAAAGCGCAAAGAACACGCATAAGGAACACACACGGGACGAGTGCGAAATCGCAGCTCGACACTTGCAccgcgctgctcaaacacaaagatgGACGCTCGGAAAGAACGCGCAGTCATATACGCGCAGGATGAACGGAAACTAACCATGCCACAGATGTTACATATTTGTGTTTGATCATTTACGCTACAGCTGTCCACTGCGCCAGCGCCTCCTTGTTGAACATTCGTGCGTATCCTGCGTCGCGGTTTCATTCAAAACATTGCCTGCCCGCCATTCCACGTCGCAAAttagctcctcttagtctaaccttgtcacgcgTACCCGAGAAaacagacgagaaagaaaagaaggcaaaagaaataAATGACCATTTATCctctcatttcctagatggcgttgCTCTGCTGCTACTTTGaagtgccgctactctccgaGTGGCTGCTGCTTACGCTTTGTCTGAGTGCGCGGAGAACTAgggcctctctcagtctcctggatagtcgccgtccATGGCGGATCGTTGGTGTGGCATGGACGAAGAAGAGTGGCGGGTTCGTTGAAGacgcgctcggcttccttggctcgcgtctcgtcgttgttacccgcgcgccgtctgcattctccaacgcgatcggacgcatgcacgggtggacggacgaacgcttcgtcccactcatcaccattcgctccgtgtatatgctgtgattttttttataggGCGTGTCTCAGTTCAAGCAAAATGTATGGGCGTTCGCACTATCTCGCGGGTGGTACTTCACACGCCGATGCACTTCCGAGATCGGCGTAATGCCAGTGGTAATGGTGCTTTTGAATTGTTTCACCGTTAGTAAACCGAAGAACGAGTGGCACGTGACAAAGCTGACGCAGCGCGCTGCGGAGCGAGAAGCCACCGTGATTCTAATCGCGGTGGCGCACTTTGTAAACTTACTTGTGGCTTGTTTTCCTACGTAaatgcatatacatatacggacATGGCAGCTACGGCAACCATTCGcttagagtgtccatataattgcaatAACAGTAAAGTGGAGCGACGGCGTGCTGCTAACAACGAGGTGCATTTGGTCCATGGCTTTCAGGCCTAAAGGTGGCGAGTGAACCGTTCTTGTATAGTGGGAGATTAGTTGACTCCAGCCAccattatatattatatatggtCAATAACTTGCATAATCGAAACCGAGTACATTAAACAAAGACGGGGCATGCCCGAGTGAGTAAAGATATGCGGcacccgctgcggtggtctagcggataaggtactcggctgctgacccgcaggtcgcgggatcgaatcccggcagccgCGATTGCATTACCCGTGAAGGTCAAAATGCTTGAGGAtctcgtgtacttagatttaggtgcacgttaaagagccccaggtggtcgaaatttccggagccctccagaacggcatctctcataatgacatggcggtcttgggacgttaaaccccaacaattgttaAAGATGTGCGGCTGGCCTACAGCGTCTTCCTGAGGTGGTTAGGGGCACAGCTAATTTGTGCGCTCGTCTATGGACGTCACGTCGTTCGAAGCAAATATTCATGAAAACCCAGTCACGACACACGTACTGCGTAACTGTTTATCACGGCTCCGCTTCGTAGGGTAAATGCAGTAAGTACAATCCGCCATTTTGGTTACTGATCAATGATTTATTGAACGAATGTATGCATAACTGTACGGGGCTATACCTCTGAAGTGTTGAGGTTCCAGAGATTAACCGAGAGTAGTGTCAAATATATTTCGAGGCggggattaaaaaaaattgcccgcagcttccctcgggggaacactgaggaggatgcggaccatatggttaacggggtgttaaagtgcgacttacttgggtcgatggctaaattggttaacgtggttgtgaaatggggtgttaaattgcgacttacttgggtcgatggctaaattggttaacgtagttgtaggagggggtgttaaatgagtgaacacgtacacacgtatacatgcgaaagggcggcgctggtcgaagggacgtcgatcattgtgtttgtggattcgttggaattcatttaaccgcgaccttggacgtcgacgcgccgtacaaaccaaccgacgagcggcaactgagcgagcgagcgccgaccttgagtatatatacagcacgacggcgcatgcactgtcagctgttgaatgttctcgaagcgcgacgccacatgcgcgtccactggagaatcaggagaattgtagatgtcgaacgcggtgtgtagaggaggaagggtgcacagatggtggaggagtgaagcgcgcgcggtgtgtagaggaggaagggatgcacagatggtggaagagtgggcgacggcgcgacggcgcatgcgcgcgcgtcagctgtcgaatgttcgagaagcggtgc
This genomic interval from Rhipicephalus microplus isolate Deutch F79 chromosome 10, USDA_Rmic, whole genome shotgun sequence contains the following:
- the Atg10 gene encoding autophagy-related 10 isoform X2 gives rise to the protein MLEWDEFVRCCREIEAVSATLDDGWRCVVDKEGEPGYTYLEKRCTLLHKTSGQRASWSGNLQGAGEDEIEEAAPDPCSVEAQHRGEEVLQSVYHVVYSASYGVPVMYFNVWRRDGSLLPLSDVWSLMPECLQEQLKHLRWSTVTQQEHPIQGVPYFHLHPCKTAELMEQTRPKHQDGKHSNYVVTWLSSVAPVVGLEFPVQYSAIAAPPSS
- the Atg10 gene encoding autophagy-related 10 isoform X1, which gives rise to MLEWDEFVRCCREIEAVSATLDDGWRCVVDKEGEPGYTYLEKRCTLLHKTSGQRASWSGNLQGAGEDEIEEAAPDPCSVEAQHRGEEVLQSVYHVVYSASYGVPVMYFNVWRRDGSLLPLSDVWSLMPECLQEQLKHLRWSTVTQQEHPIQGVPYFHLHPCKTAELMEQTRPKHQDGKHSNYVVTWLSSVAPVVGLEFPVEYSAIAAPPSSS